Genomic segment of Candidatus Sericytochromatia bacterium:
GCGCCAGGTCGACACCTGGCAGGCCGGCGAAAGTGGCCAGGGTGAAAGCTGACAGACAGATCTTGTTGACTTCACGCGGAACCCCGCCCGAGGCCTCGTAGATCCGGGCGATCGCCGCACCCTCAAAATAGTCGGGCGCGCATCCCGCCACCTGCAATCGGAAGCGAATCATGCCTTCGGTATCGGCAAGGTCCAGCGGCTCAAGGGTCGAGCGAGTCACGATCCTTGAGCAGAGCGCCTTCTTGGGTTTCAACTTGGCACGTAATTCGTTCTGCCCAAACAAGACGATCTGAACCAGCTTGTGGTCATCCGTTTCGAAGTTCAACAATTGCCGCAACAGCTCGAATTGCGACCCCTTCAGCAGTTGCGCCTCATCGATCAGCAGCACGGCCAATCGTCCTTCCTGGTACTGCGCGATGAAAAAGTCATTGAGCCGTGCCAACGTCGCCTGCTTGCTGCGGGCGGGCGCAATCCCGAATTCGGCGCAGATCGCCACCAACAGCTGGTGTTCCGAGGGGAAGCTGGGATTCGGCAGATAGGCGACC
This window contains:
- a CDS encoding AAA family ATPase, with the protein product MPAHRLQAQPGPTTFLPSAEGGSVAPLSVYAEMPFSLTPNPRYLYVGTQHRSAIAKSLYLVEHRQGLTVIFGDVGMGKTTVGRHLLHHFVDYPEKFQVAYLPNPSFPSEHQLLVAICAEFGIAPARSKQATLARLNDFFIAQYQEGRLAVLLIDEAQLLKGSQFELLRQLLNFETDDHKLVQIVLFGQNELRAKLKPKKALCSRIVTRSTLEPLDLADTEGMIRFRLQVAGCAPDYFEGAAIARIYEASGGVPREVNKICLSAFTLATFAGLPGVDLALVNQAIKEIDA